One stretch of Deinococcus fonticola DNA includes these proteins:
- a CDS encoding FAD-dependent oxidoreductase, producing MTSPGQVWAHVGQPFQAAEFDVVVVGAGRMGAALALFLRRLAPHLSLLMVEEGGLPNEEGATILAPGLWTTLDLPQRAQWSQQDQWLEQAQWLEQAQWTREQLASAFGDMPFEPCPLIELCASPLPGHDHSPQGGQPSAAVPYESTAELAREFPVLRELANLEALPLARVDRQAALYRPASVALNAAQQAVRLGANLLLNTRARLKHAPGPQVMLERLTVTNTHQIVTHEVKVVRARHIVVAAGAGGPPLLEHGLGVHTQHGRAYQQYPRLNLPSPPGTPAVRVSGLTLRPQHGAFTLIPRLHHRDPHGYQPTGGHLTGVPTGLRREVLEDLVNLMDALPALAGPHLQVGRSLSDLPGAWVTLVRGDPQAPPVWETPAPGHHLLLGGPHADTLGLAVAHDLAQHLASMS from the coding sequence ATGACTTCTCCCGGGCAAGTGTGGGCGCATGTGGGCCAGCCCTTCCAGGCCGCAGAATTCGACGTAGTGGTGGTCGGGGCGGGCCGCATGGGCGCGGCGCTGGCGCTGTTCCTGCGCCGGCTCGCGCCGCACCTCTCGCTTCTCATGGTCGAGGAAGGCGGCCTGCCGAACGAGGAAGGTGCGACCATCCTGGCCCCCGGCCTGTGGACGACGCTGGATCTGCCCCAGCGGGCCCAGTGGTCACAGCAAGACCAGTGGTTGGAGCAGGCACAGTGGTTGGAGCAAGCGCAGTGGACGCGCGAGCAGCTAGCCTCGGCGTTCGGGGACATGCCTTTCGAGCCCTGCCCCCTGATCGAACTGTGCGCCTCTCCCCTGCCCGGTCATGACCACAGCCCACAAGGAGGCCAGCCCTCGGCAGCTGTCCCCTATGAAAGCACCGCCGAACTGGCGCGTGAATTCCCGGTGCTCAGGGAACTGGCGAACCTGGAGGCTTTGCCGCTGGCGCGCGTCGACCGGCAGGCCGCGCTCTACCGCCCTGCCAGTGTGGCGCTGAACGCCGCGCAGCAGGCCGTGCGGCTGGGCGCGAACCTGCTGCTGAACACCCGCGCCCGCCTGAAACACGCGCCAGGCCCGCAGGTCATGCTGGAGCGCCTGACCGTCACGAATACCCACCAGATCGTGACGCACGAGGTCAAGGTGGTGCGGGCCAGGCACATCGTCGTGGCGGCGGGCGCAGGCGGGCCGCCGCTGCTGGAACATGGCCTGGGTGTTCATACACAGCATGGCCGCGCCTACCAGCAGTACCCGCGCCTGAACCTGCCCAGCCCGCCCGGCACGCCCGCCGTGCGCGTGAGCGGCCTGACCTTACGCCCCCAGCACGGCGCCTTCACGCTGATTCCGCGGCTGCACCACCGCGACCCGCACGGCTACCAGCCCACTGGTGGGCACCTGACGGGCGTGCCCACCGGCCTGCGCCGCGAGGTGCTCGAAGACCTGGTGAACCTGATGGACGCCCTGCCCGCCCTGGCCGGCCCGCACCTTCAGGTGGGCCGCAGCCTCAGCGACCTGCCTGGCGCGTGGGTCACGCTGGTGCGCGGCGACCCGCAGGCCCCGCCTGTGTGGGAAACCCCCGCGCCCGGCCATCACCTGCTGCTGGGCGGCCCGCACGCCGACACCCTGGGCCTGGCCGTCGCGCACGACCTGGCCCAGCATCTGGCATCTATGTCCTGA
- a CDS encoding SpoIID/LytB domain-containing protein yields MRVSRPLRFLCCGAGLAACLPAAQALNVRVLIAQAPQVTIRVNPGSASSTAPAAPANPVSTSSVPASSAASSWTVGVSGAGQVTGLTLNGQPAGNATLYLPPAPGSRVDIAGKSYRGGVLLRAQAGAVQAINVVEVDDYVRGVVASEMPASWPAGALAAQAIIARTYVAARINPAQPYDTCATESCQVYGGVAAEKPSTDAAVRSTAGQVVAFGGKAATTYFSSDSGGYTASAAEVWNMKGLPYLPAQADPFSLGGPRGQWDLSVPQAQVQVIASRYGARVGPLASVVVSKMSESGRPQEITFTGTGGTFKLQGAEAGGFIRALGAGSSRATLRGINPLVVSGTGQGHGVGLSQYGALGMAKKGYDHLHILGFYYPGTVLSALAAAPQKPGPRLAGGERLPTWHQAAPLLTPLVSNSMVSTSLVCPSAPSETDLLADRHAPLAGVVQ; encoded by the coding sequence ATGCGTGTCTCACGGCCCCTTCGTTTCCTCTGCTGCGGCGCGGGCCTCGCCGCGTGTCTCCCCGCCGCCCAGGCCCTCAACGTGCGCGTCCTGATCGCTCAGGCCCCCCAGGTCACCATCCGCGTGAACCCTGGCAGCGCCTCCAGCACGGCCCCGGCCGCGCCGGCCAATCCGGTATCGACTAGCAGTGTCCCGGCCAGCAGCGCGGCCTCCAGCTGGACGGTGGGCGTCAGCGGCGCGGGGCAGGTCACGGGCTTGACCCTCAACGGTCAGCCGGCCGGCAACGCCACGCTGTACCTGCCGCCTGCGCCGGGCAGCCGCGTGGACATCGCCGGAAAAAGCTACCGCGGCGGCGTGCTGCTGCGGGCCCAGGCCGGCGCGGTGCAGGCCATCAACGTGGTGGAGGTCGACGATTACGTGCGCGGTGTGGTGGCCTCGGAGATGCCGGCCAGCTGGCCCGCCGGGGCGCTGGCCGCGCAGGCCATCATCGCCCGGACGTACGTGGCGGCCCGCATCAACCCGGCGCAGCCCTACGACACCTGCGCCACCGAAAGCTGTCAGGTGTACGGGGGCGTGGCCGCCGAGAAGCCCAGCACCGACGCCGCTGTGCGCTCGACCGCCGGGCAGGTGGTGGCGTTCGGCGGCAAGGCCGCCACCACCTACTTCAGCAGCGACTCCGGGGGCTATACCGCCTCGGCCGCCGAGGTGTGGAACATGAAAGGCCTGCCGTACCTGCCCGCGCAGGCCGACCCTTTCTCGCTGGGCGGGCCACGCGGGCAATGGGACTTGTCGGTGCCGCAGGCCCAGGTGCAGGTGATCGCCTCGCGCTACGGCGCCAGGGTCGGCCCGCTCGCCAGCGTGGTGGTCAGCAAGATGTCGGAGTCCGGCCGGCCCCAGGAAATCACCTTTACCGGCACGGGCGGCACCTTCAAACTGCAGGGCGCGGAAGCCGGCGGATTCATTCGTGCCCTGGGGGCCGGCAGCAGCCGCGCCACCCTCAGGGGCATCAACCCGCTGGTGGTGTCCGGCACCGGGCAGGGTCACGGCGTGGGTCTCTCGCAGTACGGGGCGCTGGGCATGGCCAAAAAAGGCTACGATCACCTGCATATCCTGGGCTTTTACTACCCCGGCACGGTGCTCAGCGCCCTGGCCGCTGCGCCGCAGAAACCGGGGCCGCGCCTGGCCGGGGGAGAACGTCTACCCACTTGGCACCAGGCCGCGCCACTGCTTACGCCCCTGGTGTCCAATTCAATGGTCTCCACTTCACTGGTGTGCCCCTCTGCGCCGTCTGAGACCGACCTGCTGGCGGATCGGCATGCCCCGCTGGCCGGAGTAGTTCAGTGA